One segment of Methanomassiliicoccales archaeon DNA contains the following:
- a CDS encoding tetratricopeptide repeat protein: MRSLDEVLDERLRERVVSGLNKLDEDRFKSLVIAVLENLGLEVNAAVISEDTVRIEARGKDGPYLVTASQRKEKISINSLRKLREKADFVERLPVIVSTHEMSEEAKFFADENDIAYADLSKLIDLLSKFGMEDRVLSDVDRHILEEEGGRYLPSRGRYDSLIKTAENDMKEGRYGESLNKLEKAIELKPNQDSVWRMKARALQAKGDLEGAIVSCRWASQLDSSNPSNWYLLALLLHENGDFEEELVAYDSTLRLNPRMAYALINKGATLFELGRLDESLKTFDRLVQLFPRDPMGYNNRALVRKAMGQHQKALADLDKALSIDPDNMDALQNRASIFTDRGEEEEAIQAWRDTLALDRSKPRIWMELGRVQMDAGLFEDAARSFAVAASLDPDLEDASDHRDKALEAAGIIEGGETGEDTICRRYMDASLLLEAMGDLEASLSEVDKCLELEPSNPQALLRRSHILMETGNFEEALASVGDSGRRSASTESLLDLEALMHRMGRLAESSGILELVKDSPEALRRKCIVLLEQRDSRRAMECAKRLGEGELEESISAIALIGEGKAEYALLNLDRLLKIYPRSPWLMSAQGVATRMKGDLDRAESIFREAVEIEPGYSDAWNNLGCTLYLKGENEDAEKCFRQSLLTKQMPLYLTNLGFCQLALEDIEGARESFISALRMEQTPEAINGMGIVSERNKELVRAIEFYEVALQRAPGFSDARMNKERVAKLLEE; the protein is encoded by the coding sequence ATGAGGAGTCTTGACGAGGTCCTGGATGAGAGGTTGAGGGAAAGGGTCGTCTCAGGACTCAACAAGCTCGATGAAGATCGGTTCAAGTCATTAGTGATCGCCGTGCTTGAGAACCTAGGACTTGAGGTTAACGCTGCAGTGATATCAGAAGACACGGTGAGAATTGAAGCCCGTGGAAAAGATGGTCCATATCTTGTCACGGCTTCTCAGAGGAAGGAGAAGATATCGATCAACTCCCTCAGAAAGCTGAGGGAGAAAGCGGATTTCGTGGAAAGACTTCCTGTGATTGTATCCACTCATGAGATGAGTGAGGAGGCGAAGTTCTTCGCCGATGAGAATGACATTGCATATGCTGACCTCTCCAAGCTCATTGATCTTCTGAGCAAGTTTGGTATGGAAGACAGGGTGCTCAGCGATGTCGACAGGCACATCTTGGAGGAGGAGGGAGGCCGCTACCTTCCCAGCCGCGGCAGGTACGATTCTCTGATCAAGACTGCAGAGAATGATATGAAGGAGGGGCGGTACGGGGAATCTCTTAACAAGCTCGAGAAAGCCATCGAACTCAAGCCAAATCAGGATTCGGTATGGAGAATGAAAGCTAGGGCATTGCAAGCCAAGGGGGACCTTGAGGGTGCCATTGTCTCTTGCAGATGGGCTTCTCAATTGGATTCATCAAATCCGAGCAACTGGTATCTTCTGGCCTTATTATTGCATGAGAATGGCGACTTTGAGGAGGAACTGGTCGCCTATGATTCCACGCTCAGATTGAATCCAAGGATGGCATATGCATTGATCAACAAGGGTGCCACCCTTTTCGAGTTGGGACGTTTGGATGAATCACTGAAGACCTTCGATCGATTGGTCCAACTCTTTCCTAGGGATCCAATGGGATATAACAACAGGGCGCTGGTGCGGAAAGCAATGGGACAGCATCAGAAAGCCCTCGCCGATCTCGACAAGGCCCTTTCCATCGATCCCGACAATATGGACGCTCTTCAGAACCGGGCTTCCATCTTCACTGACAGGGGGGAAGAGGAGGAGGCAATTCAAGCCTGGAGGGACACACTCGCCTTGGACAGATCGAAGCCAAGGATATGGATGGAGCTGGGAAGGGTACAGATGGATGCAGGCCTCTTCGAGGATGCCGCCAGGTCATTCGCGGTTGCCGCATCACTTGATCCCGACCTTGAGGATGCATCAGATCATAGGGACAAGGCTCTGGAAGCCGCGGGAATAATCGAAGGCGGGGAGACGGGGGAGGACACTATCTGCCGTAGATACATGGATGCCTCGCTCCTGCTTGAGGCAATGGGAGACCTCGAGGCCTCGCTCAGCGAGGTGGATAAGTGTCTTGAACTGGAACCTAGCAATCCACAAGCACTTCTGAGAAGGTCCCACATCTTGATGGAGACTGGAAACTTTGAGGAGGCGTTGGCCTCCGTGGGAGACAGCGGAAGGCGTTCAGCCTCAACTGAATCCCTGCTCGATCTTGAAGCGCTTATGCACAGGATGGGTCGTTTAGCCGAGTCCTCAGGCATTCTTGAACTGGTCAAGGATTCGCCCGAGGCTCTTAGAAGGAAATGTATTGTTCTTCTGGAGCAGCGGGACTCAAGACGAGCTATGGAGTGTGCCAAGCGTCTGGGGGAGGGGGAGCTTGAGGAGTCGATAAGTGCTATCGCATTGATAGGGGAAGGAAAGGCTGAATACGCCCTGTTGAACCTCGATAGACTGCTCAAGATCTATCCTCGAAGCCCATGGCTCATGAGTGCTCAAGGTGTCGCAACGAGGATGAAGGGGGACTTGGACAGGGCTGAAAGCATCTTCAGAGAAGCTGTCGAAATCGAACCTGGGTATTCGGATGCATGGAACAACCTCGGTTGCACCCTGTATTTAAAGGGTGAGAACGAGGATGCAGAGAAATGTTTCAGACAGTCTTTGCTGACCAAACAGATGCCTCTTTATCTCACAAATCTTGGATTTTGTCAACTGGCGCTCGAAGATATTGAGGGCGCAAGAGAATCTTTCATCTCAGCGCTGAGGATGGAGCAGACCCCAGAGGCGATCAATGGAATGGGCATAGTCTCCGAGAGAAACAAGGAACTTGTCAGAGCAATCGAGTTCTACGAGGTAGCACTGCAAAGAGCCCCAGGGTTCAGCGATGCCAGGATGAACAAGGAAAGAGTAGCCAAGCTCCTGGAAGAATAG
- a CDS encoding tetratricopeptide repeat protein yields the protein MLLCTSCFEGIKDPFIFLPRAFDPYSDRRFMRVCSPSMMIGPSPSKGVVFNKGPEVAVRFRSSMEGDQREVPNIMDRYLSFMGVGIRLRGDERVPRRDIISDFLEASLTLDYDVLPWARASIRMGNLISLVVRRVRSLPVIEEAKVAFIERWAGMAKGMYERGDAFPQLRWVAISNQALLEHWCGDHDQALSLLEYVMKKKLSDQDRLEAIIKKASVLMDIDRVQEAGKLIAKVPDDLVDFRLSLIKQVLGGGE from the coding sequence ATGTTGCTCTGCACTAGTTGCTTCGAGGGCATCAAGGATCCGTTCATCTTCCTGCCCCGGGCCTTTGACCCATACTCTGACCGCAGATTCATGAGGGTGTGCTCTCCTTCCATGATGATAGGTCCTTCTCCTTCGAAAGGAGTGGTGTTCAATAAGGGTCCAGAGGTTGCTGTGAGATTCAGATCGTCGATGGAGGGCGACCAGAGGGAGGTCCCCAATATAATGGACCGCTATCTTTCTTTCATGGGTGTGGGCATTAGATTGAGGGGGGATGAGCGTGTCCCACGAAGGGACATAATCTCCGATTTTCTGGAGGCATCCCTAACCCTGGACTACGATGTACTTCCCTGGGCCAGAGCATCCATACGCATGGGAAACCTGATATCCCTCGTTGTTCGTCGAGTGAGATCTCTTCCAGTGATCGAAGAGGCTAAGGTTGCGTTCATCGAAAGATGGGCAGGTATGGCGAAGGGCATGTACGAGAGAGGGGATGCTTTCCCTCAGCTTAGATGGGTAGCTATTTCCAACCAGGCTCTACTCGAGCACTGGTGTGGCGATCACGATCAGGCATTATCCCTTTTAGAGTATGTGATGAAGAAAAAGCTGAGCGACCAGGATCGTTTGGAGGCCATCATTAAGAAGGCATCAGTGCTTATGGACATCGACCGAGTTCAGGAAGCTGGGAAGCTGATAGCAAAGGTTCCTGATGACCTCGTCGATTTTAGATTGAGCTTAATAAAACAAGTGCTGGGTGGTGGGGAATGA
- a CDS encoding tRNA uridine(34) 5-carboxymethylaminomethyl modification radical SAM/GNAT enzyme Elp3 — translation MVEAEYHQKLISLILEGRVRDKLELQRSKIELCRELGLSSVPPNSATLRWADEEILPLLIPLLQRKPVRTLSGVAVVAVMTSPADCPHGRCIYCPGGVTNGSPQSYTGKEPAARRALRNDFDPYRQTIDRIKQLEAIGHRTDKIDLIVMGGTFTKREPDYQQSFVKGCFDAMNGIHSNDLEDAHALNETARHRCIGMTVETRPDAFDDETADLSMYMGTTRVEFGVQILDDDVLTGVERGHGIEEVAQATKVAKKRGLKVCYHIMPGLPGSSPENDLECFRRVFSDTRFRPDMLKIYPTLVVKGTKLYEMWEHGEYLPYSTDQAAEVIAQMKAIVPSYVRIQRIQRDIPVPLIEDGVDKGHLRQLVAERLAQMGGGCKCIRCREVGLLGLDPSEEEVQTEIMSYDASGGMEHFISFVLDENGPLVGYARLRIEPKEDSLARLRELKVFGRMAPLEPGSDEWQHKGFGKGLLEIAESISREEGCREMHVTSGVGVRRYYASLGYSRKGVYMSKRL, via the coding sequence ATGGTCGAGGCCGAGTACCACCAGAAACTCATATCCCTCATCTTGGAAGGACGGGTGAGGGACAAGCTGGAACTTCAGAGGAGCAAGATAGAACTCTGTCGTGAGCTAGGGCTATCCAGCGTACCTCCGAATTCAGCAACTTTGAGGTGGGCCGACGAGGAAATCCTACCTTTGTTAATCCCTCTATTGCAGCGAAAGCCGGTACGTACTCTCAGTGGGGTTGCAGTTGTTGCCGTCATGACTTCCCCCGCCGACTGTCCCCATGGTCGTTGCATCTACTGTCCTGGGGGGGTTACCAATGGATCTCCGCAGTCATACACTGGCAAGGAGCCAGCGGCCAGACGAGCCCTGAGAAATGATTTTGATCCATACAGGCAGACCATCGATCGTATCAAGCAGCTGGAGGCCATCGGTCACAGGACCGACAAGATCGATCTCATCGTGATGGGGGGCACATTCACCAAACGCGAGCCTGACTACCAGCAATCCTTTGTCAAGGGGTGCTTCGATGCCATGAATGGGATCCATTCCAATGATCTGGAAGATGCCCATGCCCTCAACGAAACGGCGAGACATCGCTGTATTGGCATGACCGTGGAGACGAGGCCCGATGCCTTTGATGATGAGACCGCCGACCTCTCAATGTACATGGGCACCACTCGTGTCGAATTCGGCGTCCAGATACTGGATGATGATGTTCTTACCGGGGTGGAACGAGGCCACGGCATCGAGGAGGTCGCTCAAGCGACAAAAGTGGCTAAGAAAAGAGGTCTGAAGGTCTGCTACCACATCATGCCTGGACTTCCAGGCTCATCTCCTGAGAACGATCTGGAGTGCTTCAGGAGAGTATTTTCCGATACTAGATTCAGACCGGATATGCTGAAGATATATCCTACATTGGTCGTCAAGGGCACCAAACTATACGAGATGTGGGAGCATGGAGAATACCTCCCTTACTCGACCGACCAGGCTGCGGAGGTGATCGCCCAGATGAAGGCCATTGTGCCCTCATATGTGAGGATACAAAGGATACAGAGGGACATACCGGTCCCCCTGATAGAAGATGGGGTCGATAAGGGACATCTTAGACAGTTGGTCGCCGAACGTCTTGCCCAAATGGGAGGAGGATGCAAGTGCATCCGGTGCCGGGAGGTAGGTTTGTTGGGCTTAGATCCATCCGAGGAGGAGGTCCAGACGGAGATCATGAGTTACGATGCCTCTGGCGGCATGGAGCATTTCATATCATTCGTGCTCGATGAAAATGGTCCGCTGGTGGGCTACGCTCGCTTGCGAATCGAGCCCAAAGAAGACAGCCTGGCACGCCTGAGAGAGCTCAAGGTCTTTGGGAGGATGGCTCCGCTTGAACCAGGCAGCGATGAATGGCAGCACAAGGGGTTCGGCAAGGGTCTTCTCGAGATCGCAGAATCAATCAGTCGCGAGGAGGGGTGTCGAGAGATGCATGTGACAAGCGGGGTGGGTGTGCGAAGATACTATGCCTCCCTTGGTTACTCAAGGAAGGGAGTGTACATGAGCAAGAGGCTCTAG
- a CDS encoding helix-turn-helix transcriptional regulator has product MFELSVISNTPLTPLTNIDDVALQFLRQIGYLPKGYDPKTEARTVQESVPYRLFMDCFMRNIKRVWLVDEMAIYLETTRPTIYRHLNKLKGMDVIEESETERDGQMKKGYRIRYGDLRKAWSFTEANVEMAMESYRKTIDHFQELAEKEARE; this is encoded by the coding sequence ATTTTCGAGTTAAGTGTTATTAGCAACACCCCACTGACACCACTCACCAACATCGATGATGTGGCTCTTCAGTTTCTAAGACAGATCGGTTATCTCCCCAAAGGATACGATCCCAAGACGGAAGCCAGGACCGTCCAGGAAAGCGTTCCATACCGGCTCTTCATGGACTGCTTCATGCGTAACATCAAACGTGTCTGGCTGGTTGATGAGATGGCCATATATCTTGAGACCACCCGCCCTACCATTTACCGGCATCTGAACAAGCTGAAAGGGATGGATGTCATTGAGGAGTCGGAAACCGAACGGGATGGACAGATGAAGAAGGGTTACAGGATACGATATGGCGACCTTCGCAAGGCGTGGAGCTTCACCGAAGCCAATGTGGAGATGGCCATGGAGAGCTACCGCAAGACCATTGATCATTTCCAGGAGCTTGCGGAGAAGGAGGCGAGGGAATGA
- a CDS encoding ABC transporter substrate-binding protein, whose amino-acid sequence MNFKTILAAVIVAVIVIAGIAGAYWLTQEEEGNVVYWTPIAPNLQKAAVASGEVDGGVAWEPYCSDGFLDGTTNVWKWSDELWPGHPCCVVAVDNQFAVDHPDLVKRVVKVHVEANRWIAEALSNTSSANYTMLLEMGADFSNRNTTVIASSLEHLKFQYEFDQEFMDGLEVITEKYIEQGLVAESKIQERGYSNISDFVASFINPAWLVDIDDVQPSETILGQVRLAYLTGDVHQLARVVAMNTTVGGGENLFVKYGIGIIDPNPGGYANGGAVMTAFAGGQCDIGFLGSPPAILQHLNAGVDISLASVVNTEGSAIFVNPSITSIDDFKGKTFATPGVSSIQHLMLLDYLTGQGFEVKQA is encoded by the coding sequence ATGAATTTCAAGACAATATTGGCAGCGGTGATAGTCGCGGTTATTGTGATTGCTGGAATTGCCGGTGCGTATTGGCTTACTCAGGAGGAGGAGGGAAATGTTGTCTACTGGACGCCTATTGCCCCAAACCTCCAGAAAGCCGCCGTTGCGTCCGGAGAGGTTGATGGTGGGGTTGCTTGGGAACCCTACTGCTCAGACGGATTCCTAGACGGCACCACCAATGTCTGGAAGTGGTCTGACGAGCTTTGGCCGGGGCATCCATGTTGCGTAGTCGCAGTGGATAACCAATTTGCCGTTGATCATCCTGATTTGGTGAAGAGAGTAGTGAAAGTCCATGTCGAAGCCAACCGTTGGATTGCCGAGGCTCTCTCCAACACCTCAAGTGCCAACTATACAATGCTCTTGGAGATGGGTGCTGATTTCAGCAACAGGAACACAACAGTTATTGCGAGCTCCCTTGAGCATCTGAAGTTCCAGTACGAATTCGATCAGGAGTTCATGGACGGTCTTGAGGTCATTACTGAGAAGTACATCGAGCAGGGACTAGTAGCAGAATCGAAGATTCAGGAGAGAGGTTACTCCAATATTAGCGACTTCGTTGCCTCCTTCATCAACCCGGCATGGTTGGTGGACATCGATGATGTTCAGCCAAGCGAAACCATCTTGGGTCAGGTGAGACTCGCATATCTCACTGGGGATGTTCATCAGCTAGCAAGAGTGGTCGCGATGAACACCACTGTCGGTGGCGGGGAGAACCTATTCGTGAAGTACGGTATCGGCATCATTGATCCCAATCCTGGTGGTTATGCGAACGGTGGTGCGGTCATGACCGCTTTTGCCGGAGGCCAGTGTGATATTGGTTTCCTGGGAAGCCCACCTGCGATCCTTCAACATCTGAACGCAGGGGTTGACATAAGTCTCGCATCTGTCGTAAACACAGAGGGATCTGCTATTTTCGTAAACCCCTCGATTACATCGATAGATGATTTCAAAGGGAAGACCTTTGCCACGCCTGGGGTTTCATCCATCCAGCATCTGATGCTACTGGACTACCTGACCGGCCAGGGTTTTGAGGTCAAACAGGCGTGA
- a CDS encoding ABC transporter permease, with protein sequence MNRPVVDDNKTNGDRPSRNGIVKWFTRLFDLKVIRTIVITIISLTAFVVVWQVIANALSSEFLPPPGDVFDAFIIVFQGPDPATGLSMWDHIWASLQRFILGFILAFVIAVPLGLIMGFSKIAEDFGKPIVEIFRPIPPIAWIPFLLIVLGSILGPVVAIFIGVFFPVLSNVIFGVKSVDPILMDAARTLGSSKPTLFRKVIFPSTVPYLMTGITIGLGIGWMCIVAAEFFGARGGGVGQFIIQQSNIGRWDWMFAGLIVIAILGFVTTGFSRFIERRVSNWMGQM encoded by the coding sequence ATGAATAGACCCGTGGTAGATGATAACAAGACCAATGGGGATCGTCCTTCTCGCAATGGAATTGTGAAATGGTTCACGAGGCTTTTCGATCTTAAGGTCATCAGGACTATCGTAATCACCATCATATCGCTCACGGCATTCGTAGTGGTCTGGCAGGTAATAGCCAATGCATTGTCCAGCGAGTTCTTACCCCCGCCTGGTGATGTCTTTGACGCTTTCATTATCGTTTTCCAAGGACCAGATCCAGCCACAGGTCTCTCGATGTGGGACCACATCTGGGCAAGCCTTCAACGCTTCATTCTTGGTTTCATATTGGCCTTTGTTATTGCAGTCCCGCTTGGTTTAATAATGGGATTCTCGAAGATCGCCGAGGATTTCGGTAAGCCAATCGTTGAGATATTCCGCCCAATACCGCCTATCGCCTGGATTCCTTTTCTCCTCATCGTTCTTGGCTCCATACTCGGTCCAGTCGTCGCTATCTTCATCGGTGTATTCTTTCCAGTCCTGTCCAATGTCATCTTCGGAGTGAAGAGTGTGGATCCTATCCTAATGGATGCGGCAAGAACGCTTGGTTCAAGCAAGCCCACGCTCTTCAGAAAGGTCATTTTCCCGTCGACTGTTCCCTATCTGATGACCGGGATAACAATAGGATTGGGCATAGGGTGGATGTGCATAGTTGCAGCGGAGTTCTTTGGAGCTAGAGGAGGGGGGGTGGGTCAATTCATCATTCAACAGAGCAACATTGGAAGATGGGATTGGATGTTCGCGGGACTGATCGTGATCGCCATCCTTGGTTTCGTCACAACCGGATTCAGTCGTTTCATTGAAAGGAGGGTGTCTAATTGGATGGGACAAATGTAG
- a CDS encoding ABC transporter ATP-binding protein: MDGTNVVLSIENLKKVFEKDEDTLVAIHDFNLNVSNGEFVCVLGPSGCGKTTLLRIIAGLVEPSGGRILLNGKKIEGPGSDRGMVFQEFALFPWRTVRKNIEFGLEIKNITKEVRHATSQKYIELVGLSGFENSHPYELSGGMKQRVGIARALANDPSILLMDEPFGALDAQTRNQMQKELLRIWKETGKTVVFITHSVDEAVYLSDRIVVMSPRPGTVADIFEITLPRPRDRADVEFASLRKSILSEIENMANASKPTSPPHPQ; encoded by the coding sequence TTGGATGGGACAAATGTAGTGCTTTCCATAGAGAATCTGAAGAAGGTCTTCGAGAAGGACGAGGACACCCTGGTTGCCATCCATGATTTCAATCTTAATGTGAGTAATGGTGAGTTTGTCTGCGTACTTGGTCCCTCGGGTTGTGGAAAGACCACACTCCTGAGGATAATTGCGGGCTTAGTCGAACCATCAGGTGGGCGAATCCTACTCAACGGAAAAAAGATAGAAGGACCGGGTTCTGATAGAGGGATGGTGTTTCAGGAATTCGCCTTATTCCCTTGGAGAACGGTCAGGAAGAACATTGAGTTTGGGCTTGAAATCAAGAACATTACCAAGGAGGTCAGGCACGCTACATCTCAGAAATACATAGAATTGGTTGGCCTCTCTGGATTCGAGAACTCTCACCCCTATGAGCTTTCTGGTGGAATGAAACAGAGAGTGGGTATAGCTCGAGCCCTTGCTAATGACCCGTCAATCCTATTGATGGACGAACCATTCGGTGCCCTGGATGCCCAGACAAGGAATCAAATGCAGAAAGAGCTCCTAAGAATCTGGAAGGAGACAGGTAAAACTGTGGTATTCATCACTCATTCCGTGGATGAGGCAGTTTATCTTTCTGACAGAATAGTGGTGATGAGCCCCAGACCAGGTACTGTAGCGGATATTTTCGAGATTACCCTCCCTCGACCGCGGGACAGGGCCGATGTCGAATTCGCTTCTCTAAGGAAGAGTATCCTCTCGGAGATCGAGAACATGGCAAATGCATCTAAGCCGACTTCTCCGCCGCATCCTCAATAG
- a CDS encoding helix-turn-helix domain-containing protein, producing MSLVDELIAGILRGSGGFKTSLRKVLDEDLEMSIHEFCSRTGISQSTVYKIMQEEREPNLRTVRSIIYAVRKLENHPGGNFIAVIASRPVLNTIVERIVRIGEKNVRVKEYPATTIEEAIIAAVNAEKDGAIAVVCAPIVAPTIEKLLTVPVTVIIPKASMLKAIEDAAEKSA from the coding sequence ATGTCACTAGTCGACGAGCTGATAGCCGGCATCCTTCGCGGTTCGGGAGGGTTTAAGACTTCTCTGCGCAAAGTTCTGGACGAAGATCTAGAGATGAGCATTCATGAGTTCTGCTCCCGTACTGGGATATCCCAGAGCACGGTCTACAAGATCATGCAGGAGGAGAGAGAACCCAACCTTCGGACCGTCAGGAGCATCATATATGCCGTAAGGAAGCTTGAGAACCACCCAGGAGGCAACTTCATAGCGGTTATCGCTAGTCGCCCAGTCCTCAACACGATAGTGGAACGTATCGTTCGAATTGGCGAAAAGAATGTCAGGGTCAAGGAATACCCCGCAACCACAATTGAGGAGGCAATAATCGCCGCCGTGAATGCGGAAAAGGATGGCGCGATAGCGGTGGTATGTGCCCCAATAGTTGCCCCGACAATTGAAAAGCTTCTGACTGTCCCTGTTACCGTGATCATCCCCAAAGCGAGTATGCTCAAGGCTATTGAGGATGCGGCGGAGAAGTCGGCTTAG